One part of the Mya arenaria isolate MELC-2E11 chromosome 3, ASM2691426v1 genome encodes these proteins:
- the LOC128226820 gene encoding long-chain fatty acid transport protein 6-like isoform X1: MRAGLPSLIYNTRELKMDTALAIGGSLLATAGAGYLLVKTLCPWLLVDIEYIQKVLPGAKRLERWNKEGVHAIDIFEQCVKKHPDKYILLFEDQKYTYKEMDSHANRIANLSRQQLGLETGDTVILLQHNCPEFLFVVLGLMKQGVAVTLVNTSLRGRALLHCINVTPSKILIVGSDPSLLDSVVEIVEDLPKIMVYVHGMADAALPADFKSLDSQLEAASTAPVPPSVRASIGPNHPSVYIFTSGTTGLPKAAVVPSKRLLISSILSKAVGVCSDDVIYVTMPLFHSSALIVGFFQCMWAGATCVLRKRFSRSQFFPDCRRYGVTVIIYIGEMCRYLLTNDKSADDTNHKVRVAIGNGLRQDIFSEFRTRFKIKHIAEIYGPTEGNVGYLNVLNKDGSIGRASPLLTKLFPVSFCKWDVENECLVRNSHGLCVPADIDEPGLCLGKITPKSEFDGYQGRKELTESKIVRDVLVKGDSYFNTGDLMRRDRLYFLYFCDRIGDTYRWKGENVSTTEVSNFLSLLDFVTDACVYGVHIPGYEGRAGMATLALNRPWSADTEAESLQAILEHCERTLPGYAKPLFLRVARDDLEMTQTVKQTKITLKKQAYDPGVIDDPLFYLDKLQKSYLPLTKVVYADISGEKIPF, from the exons ATGAGAGCTGGCCTCCCGTCGTTAATCTACAACACACGGGAACTCAAAATGGACACGGCGTTGGCGATAGGGGGGAGTCTGTTGGCGACCGCAGGCGCCGGGTACCTGCTAGTGAAAACGCTATGCCCCTGGCTTCTGGTGGACATCGAGTATATCCAAAAGGTTCTTCCGGGCGCCAAGCGCCTCGAACGCTGGAACAAAGAAGGCGTCCATGCCATTGATATTTTTGAGCAATGCGTCAAAAAGCATccagataaatatattttgttgtttgagGATCAGAAATACACATACAAG GAAATGGACTCCCACGCAAATCGAATAGCGAACCTGTCGCGGCAGCAGTTGGGGCTGGAAACAGGGGACACTGTCATTCTGCTTCAACACAACTGTCCGGAGTTCCTGTTTGTGGTCCTGG GACTTATGAAGCAAGGGGTGGCTGTAACCCTTGTAAACACGAGCCTGAGGGGGCGTGCCCTGCTTCACTGTATCAATGTCACACCCTCCAAGATACTCATCGTCGGGTCGG ATCCATCTTTGTTGGACTCCGTTGTCGAAATTGTTGAGGACTTGCCGAAAATAATGGTCTACGTGCACGGGATGGCGGATGCCGCGCTACCCGCCGACTTCAAATCGCTGGATTCTCAACTAGAGGCGGCAAGTACAGCCCCGGTCCCACCCAGCGTTAGGGCGAGCATTGGACCGAACCACCCGTCGGTCTACATTTTCACCTCGGGAACCACTG GCTTACCAAAGGCAGCTGTCGTGCCTTCTAAAAGACTTTTAATCTCCAGCATACTGTCGAAGGCAGTAGGGGTTTGCTCTGATGACGTCATTTACGTTACAATGCCGTTGTTCCATTCTAGCGCGCTCATAGTCGGTTTCTTCCAATGTATGTGGGCAG GAGCGACGTGTGTTCTCCGCAAGCGGTTTTCTCGGTCCCAATTCTTCCCGGACTGTCGGCGGTACGGGGTCACTGTCATCATATACATAGGCGAGATGTGCAGGTACCTTCTAACAAATGACAAG AGCGCAGACGATACAAACCACAAAGTGCGTGTTGCCATTGGAAACGGTCTTCGTCAGGACATCTTCTCGGAGTTCCGTACGCGTTTTAAAATCAAGCACATAGCCGAGATCTACGGGCCCACAGAGGGAAATGTCGGCTACCTTAATGTGCTTAACAAGGATGGCAGCATCGGTCGCGCATCGCCCCTTCTG ACGAAACTGTTTCCGGTCAGCTTCTGCAAGTGGGACGTAGAGAACGAGTGTTTGGTGCGAAATTCCCATGGTCTGTGCGTCCCCGCAGACATAG ACGAGCCGGGCCTATGTCTGGGGAAGATCACCCCGAAGAGCGAGTTTGACGGGTACCAGGGAAGAAAGGAACTCACAGAGAGCAAAATCGTCAG GGACGTTCTGGTAAAGGGCGACTCGTACTTTAACACGGGTGACCTTATGAGGCGGGACCGACTCTACTTCTTGTACTTCTGTGACAGGATAGGAGACACATACAG GTGGAAGGGAGAGAATGTATCCACGACGGAGGTGAGCAACTTCCTGAGCCTGCTCGATTTTGTCACGGACGCCTGTGTTTACGGAGTACACATCCCGG GTTACGAGGGCCGTGCGGGTATGGCGACCCTGGCGTTAAACCGACCCTGGTCTGCTGACACGGAAGCCGAGTCCCTGCAGGCCATCCTGGAACATTGCGAAAGGACACTTCCGGGGTACGCCAAGCCGCTCTTCCTGCGGGTAGCTCGGGACGACCTTGAAATGACCCAGACCGTGAAACAGACGAAAATAACACTCAAGAAGCAAGCTTATGACCCGGGTGTCATTGACGATCCTCTTTTTTACCTCGATAAACTTCAGAAGTCTTATCTTCCACTCACAAAAGTTGTGTATGCAGATATCTCAGGAGAGAAAATACCATTTTAA
- the LOC128226820 gene encoding long-chain fatty acid transport protein 6-like isoform X2: MKQGVAVTLVNTSLRGRALLHCINVTPSKILIVGSDPSLLDSVVEIVEDLPKIMVYVHGMADAALPADFKSLDSQLEAASTAPVPPSVRASIGPNHPSVYIFTSGTTGLPKAAVVPSKRLLISSILSKAVGVCSDDVIYVTMPLFHSSALIVGFFQCMWAGATCVLRKRFSRSQFFPDCRRYGVTVIIYIGEMCRYLLTNDKSADDTNHKVRVAIGNGLRQDIFSEFRTRFKIKHIAEIYGPTEGNVGYLNVLNKDGSIGRASPLLTKLFPVSFCKWDVENECLVRNSHGLCVPADIDEPGLCLGKITPKSEFDGYQGRKELTESKIVRDVLVKGDSYFNTGDLMRRDRLYFLYFCDRIGDTYRWKGENVSTTEVSNFLSLLDFVTDACVYGVHIPGYEGRAGMATLALNRPWSADTEAESLQAILEHCERTLPGYAKPLFLRVARDDLEMTQTVKQTKITLKKQAYDPGVIDDPLFYLDKLQKSYLPLTKVVYADISGEKIPF, translated from the exons ATGAAGCAAGGGGTGGCTGTAACCCTTGTAAACACGAGCCTGAGGGGGCGTGCCCTGCTTCACTGTATCAATGTCACACCCTCCAAGATACTCATCGTCGGGTCGG ATCCATCTTTGTTGGACTCCGTTGTCGAAATTGTTGAGGACTTGCCGAAAATAATGGTCTACGTGCACGGGATGGCGGATGCCGCGCTACCCGCCGACTTCAAATCGCTGGATTCTCAACTAGAGGCGGCAAGTACAGCCCCGGTCCCACCCAGCGTTAGGGCGAGCATTGGACCGAACCACCCGTCGGTCTACATTTTCACCTCGGGAACCACTG GCTTACCAAAGGCAGCTGTCGTGCCTTCTAAAAGACTTTTAATCTCCAGCATACTGTCGAAGGCAGTAGGGGTTTGCTCTGATGACGTCATTTACGTTACAATGCCGTTGTTCCATTCTAGCGCGCTCATAGTCGGTTTCTTCCAATGTATGTGGGCAG GAGCGACGTGTGTTCTCCGCAAGCGGTTTTCTCGGTCCCAATTCTTCCCGGACTGTCGGCGGTACGGGGTCACTGTCATCATATACATAGGCGAGATGTGCAGGTACCTTCTAACAAATGACAAG AGCGCAGACGATACAAACCACAAAGTGCGTGTTGCCATTGGAAACGGTCTTCGTCAGGACATCTTCTCGGAGTTCCGTACGCGTTTTAAAATCAAGCACATAGCCGAGATCTACGGGCCCACAGAGGGAAATGTCGGCTACCTTAATGTGCTTAACAAGGATGGCAGCATCGGTCGCGCATCGCCCCTTCTG ACGAAACTGTTTCCGGTCAGCTTCTGCAAGTGGGACGTAGAGAACGAGTGTTTGGTGCGAAATTCCCATGGTCTGTGCGTCCCCGCAGACATAG ACGAGCCGGGCCTATGTCTGGGGAAGATCACCCCGAAGAGCGAGTTTGACGGGTACCAGGGAAGAAAGGAACTCACAGAGAGCAAAATCGTCAG GGACGTTCTGGTAAAGGGCGACTCGTACTTTAACACGGGTGACCTTATGAGGCGGGACCGACTCTACTTCTTGTACTTCTGTGACAGGATAGGAGACACATACAG GTGGAAGGGAGAGAATGTATCCACGACGGAGGTGAGCAACTTCCTGAGCCTGCTCGATTTTGTCACGGACGCCTGTGTTTACGGAGTACACATCCCGG GTTACGAGGGCCGTGCGGGTATGGCGACCCTGGCGTTAAACCGACCCTGGTCTGCTGACACGGAAGCCGAGTCCCTGCAGGCCATCCTGGAACATTGCGAAAGGACACTTCCGGGGTACGCCAAGCCGCTCTTCCTGCGGGTAGCTCGGGACGACCTTGAAATGACCCAGACCGTGAAACAGACGAAAATAACACTCAAGAAGCAAGCTTATGACCCGGGTGTCATTGACGATCCTCTTTTTTACCTCGATAAACTTCAGAAGTCTTATCTTCCACTCACAAAAGTTGTGTATGCAGATATCTCAGGAGAGAAAATACCATTTTAA